The region CCTCGACCGATTCGAGCAGGAAGTCGCCCCGGCCCGGCTCGATCAGCTTGAGCGCGGCGGCGACCGGCGTCTCGGTATCGGCGATCTGACGCCGCCACACGAGTGCCGGCTGGCCGGCGGCGAGCGCCGCCAGCGGGTCGATGATACCTTGCGTCGCGCTCACATCCGTCAGTTCGCGGCCGTCTGGCCGAGCAATTGCGCCTTCAGCGCGGCGATCGCCGCGGCGTTCTTCTTGACGCCGACGATGTCGCGGACCGCATTGGTGAACTGCTCGGTATATTCGCGGCCGACCAGCTTGCCGAGATCGCCCTGCGTGGCGCGGATCACCGCGGCGTTGCCGGTCGCGTTGCCGCGGTCGATCTTGTCGAGCTTGATGACGTACCAGCCCTGATTGTCCGGCGCTTCGAGCAGCTTGGCGCTGTTCTCGGCCATGCTGAACATCAAAACGAGCGGCGGCGGGGCACCGCGCGGGTTGGCGGCCATCTGCGCGCGCGAGGTGTTGAGCGGCTGGACCGGCGGGGTCTTCACGCCGCTGGCCGCGAACAGCGACGCGAACGGCTGGCCCTTATTGGCCTTGGCGACGATGTCGTTGGCGATCGTGCGCGCGGCGCGGCGGGCGCGATCGATCTGGAAGTCGCGGGCGACGACGGCGCGGATCTGCGCCACCGGCGGCGCACCGGGAGCGACGACGCGGCCCAACGCGACGACCGCGAAGCCGCCGGTCGGATCGACCTGCACCATCTGCGGCGCATCGCTGGGATTGGCGGCGAAGGCGGCGGTGACGATCGGCATGAAATCGGGCGCGGCCTTCTTAGTCGGATCGTTCGGATCCCGGCCATCGGCGAGCAGCGGCGGGGTCGCCTGCGGCGACAGCTTCTGCTGCGTCATGATATCGTCGAAGGTGGCGTGATTGTTGCTGACCGAATCGTCGATCGCGTCATGAATGCGGCCGAGCACTTCCAGCGTCTTGGTCTTTGTCACGCTCGCGATCAGTTCCGGCTTCGCCTGTTCGAGCGTCTTGCCCGGAACCTGTTCGACCTTGTCCACACGGACCAGAGCGAAGCCGATCGCGGAGCGCACCGGGCCGACCAGCGCGCCCTTGGCGGCGGCGAACACGGCATCGGCGGCCGCCGGCGAACTCTGTGCGGCATACCCGACCTTGTCGAGCGCGGTGAGCTTGGTGGGTTCGAGTCCGGCGGCGCGCGCCGCGGCATCGAGCGGCGTGCCCGCCTTGACCTTGGCGATCAGCGCGTTGGCGGCGGCCTGATCGGCGACGATCACCTGCACCAGATCGCGCTTTTCGGTCGCGGTGAAGGTGCGGGCCTGCGCCTTGTAGGCGGCGGCGAGTTCGGCCTCGGTCGGCGTGGTCTGCGCCTTGATCTGGTCGTTGGTGACCATCGCGTAGCGGATCACGCGGCGCTCCGGGATCGTGTAGCGCGCGAGGTTGCGGGCATACCAGGACGCGACCTCCGCATCCGTGGCGGGCGCGCCGTCGCCCATCGCCTTGGTGGGAATGAAGCCCATCTCGCCCTGGCGCTTCTCGAGCAGCAGCGAGGCGTAGGGCAGGGCGACCTTCTGCGCCACCTGCGCTGCGGGCAGGATTGGGAAGATCAGCTGCCGGCCGATAAGCTGCTTGACGAGGCCTTCGCGTACACCGCGATCCGTCAGCCCCTGTTGCGACAGCAACTGTTCGTAGGCCGCCTGGCTGAACTTGCCATCCGGGCCTTGCAGCGAGGGCACACCCGCGATCTGGCCGTCGATCAGCTTCTTGCTGATGACCATGCCTTGCTTTTGCCCGAACTCCTGCAACGCCAGTTCGACGATGCTGCGATCGAGCGTCGGCTCGAACCCGCCGCCGGCGACGAACTTGACGACGTCGAGGCCCGGCTGCTGCTGGGCGTAATTCTGCACCTGGCTCTGGATTTCCTGGGTCAGCGCCGGGACGGTCACTTCCCCCTTGCCGACCTTGGCCAGCGTTGTGGACTTCGGATCGCCGGTACCCTTCGTCAGATTGGCGAGGTCGCCGCCGGCGAAGGACAGGACCAGCATCGCCAGAAGCG is a window of Sphingomonas sp. Leaf357 DNA encoding:
- a CDS encoding peptidylprolyl isomerase translates to MLSVIRGIIHSKVGLVIAFALLAMLVLSFAGGDLANLTKGTGDPKSTTLAKVGKGEVTVPALTQEIQSQVQNYAQQQPGLDVVKFVAGGGFEPTLDRSIVELALQEFGQKQGMVISKKLIDGQIAGVPSLQGPDGKFSQAAYEQLLSQQGLTDRGVREGLVKQLIGRQLIFPILPAAQVAQKVALPYASLLLEKRQGEMGFIPTKAMGDGAPATDAEVASWYARNLARYTIPERRVIRYAMVTNDQIKAQTTPTEAELAAAYKAQARTFTATEKRDLVQVIVADQAAANALIAKVKAGTPLDAAARAAGLEPTKLTALDKVGYAAQSSPAAADAVFAAAKGALVGPVRSAIGFALVRVDKVEQVPGKTLEQAKPELIASVTKTKTLEVLGRIHDAIDDSVSNNHATFDDIMTQQKLSPQATPPLLADGRDPNDPTKKAAPDFMPIVTAAFAANPSDAPQMVQVDPTGGFAVVALGRVVAPGAPPVAQIRAVVARDFQIDRARRAARTIANDIVAKANKGQPFASLFAASGVKTPPVQPLNTSRAQMAANPRGAPPPLVLMFSMAENSAKLLEAPDNQGWYVIKLDKIDRGNATGNAAVIRATQGDLGKLVGREYTEQFTNAVRDIVGVKKNAAAIAALKAQLLGQTAAN